In the Setaria italica strain Yugu1 chromosome VI, Setaria_italica_v2.0, whole genome shotgun sequence genome, one interval contains:
- the LOC101759382 gene encoding BAG family molecular chaperone regulator 2 gives MMRGGREQQRVAFSPTMKEAAAVPKEEVWEVRPGGMLVQKRSPDADPPPGGAPVPTIRVKVKCNGVYHEIYINSQASFGELKKLLSEKTGLHPDDQKVVYKDKERDSKAFLDMAGVKDRSKMLMLEDPAAKAKRLLEERRTNKAERAAKAIARVALDVGKLAAKVSALETIVSKGGKVVDADVVALTEALMNELVKLDSIAADGEVKEQRRAQEKQVQKHVESLDAIRAKNKTAAAAPKASNKARPPHLPPRPPPAAAAQQQRRQFQPPAPTTATAPAPQTQTASWETFDLLSSVPSTSAAPVTTMAPATTTTPSPRFEWELF, from the exons ATGATGCGCGGGGGCAGGGAGCAGCAGAGGGTGGCCTTCTCGCCGAcgatgaaggaggcggcggcggtgcccaaGGAGGAGGTGTGGGAGGTCCGGCCGGGGGGCATGCTGGTGCAGAAGCGGAGCCCCGACGCGGACCCGCCCCCCGGCGGCGCGCCCGTGCCCACCATCCGCGTCAAGGTCAAGTGCAACGGCGTCTACCACGAGATCTACATCAACTCCCAGGCATCCTTCG GCGAGCTGAAGAAGCTGCTGTCGGAGAAGACAGGCCTGCACCCGGACGACCAGAAGGTGGTGTACAAGGACAAGGAGCGCGACTCCAAGGCCTTCCTCGACATGGCCGGCGTCAAGGACCGCTCCAAGATGCTCATGCTCGAGGACCCCGCCGCCAAGGCCAAGCGCCTCCTCGAGGAGCGCCGGACCAACAAGGCCGAGCGCGCAGCCAAGGCCATCGCCCGCGTCGCCCTCGACGTCGGCAAGCTCGCCGCCAAG GTGTCTGCGCTGGAGACGATCGTGAGCAAGGGCGGCAaggtcgtcgacgccgacgtGGTGGCGCTGACGGAGGCGCTGATGAACGAGCTCGTGAAGCTGGACTccatcgccgccgacggcgaggtgaaggagcagcggcgggcgcAGGAGAAGCAGGTGCAGAAGCACGTCGAGTCGCTGGACGCCATCCGCGCCAAGAACaagaccgccgccgcggcgcccaaGGCGAGCAACAAGGCGCGGCCGCCGCAcctcccgccgcggccgcccccggcggcggcggcgcagcagcagcgccggcaGTTccagccgccggcgcccaccacGGCGACGGCCCCTGCGCCGCAGACCCAGACGGCGAGCTGGGAGACGTTCGACCTGCTGTCGTCGGTGCCGTCGACGTCGGCGGCCCCCGTGACGACCATGGCCCCTGCGACCACCACCACGCCGTCCCCGCGGTTCGAGTGGGAGCTCTTCTAG
- the LOC101759786 gene encoding protein DETOXIFICATION 49, whose product MCQCSEPTQCHHQLLLPPTKACPALGDRPRPARRGDGGGGGAAATEAASILRLAAPMVGAGLLMYMRSLVSMLFLGRLGRLPLAGGSLALGFANITGYSVLSGLAAGMDPVCGQAFGAGRTSVLAAALRRTVALLLAASVPIALLWLAMRRVLVAAGQDPDIAAAAYDFILCSLPDLAVQSFLHPLRVYLRAQSVTLPLTYAAAAALALHVPINCLLVHSLRLGIRGVALGAVCANLNLLLFLAAYVYLSGLMHGDGDGKATTPAAEDGAVEWGCLLRLSVHSCMSVCLEWWWYEIMVLLCGFLADPKAAVAAMGILIQTTSLLYIFPHSLSCAMSTRVGHELGAGRPERARLAARVGLCGGAALGIVACAFAASVRGVWARMFTADAAVLRLASVALPILGAAELGNCPQTAGCGVLRGSARPGEAARINVSAFYGVGMPAALALAFWPARLDFPGMWVGMLAAQLVCAALMLHAVQRTDWAEQAARARDLTTGGGGVTVVVADVKGGHADAAKVKADNGMLVVTVLT is encoded by the coding sequence ATGTGCCAGTGCTCCGAGCCGACACAATGCCACCACCAGCTCCTGCTCCCGCCAACCAAGGCCTGCCCCGCGCTGGGTGACCGGCcgaggccggcgcggcgcggcgacggcggaggcggaggcgccgcTGCTACCGAGGCGGCGTccatcctccgcctcgccgcgcccaTGGTCGGCGCGGGGCTGCTCATGTACATGCGCTCCCTCGTGTCCATGCTCTTCCTCGGCAGGCTCGGCCGCCTgcccctcgccggcggctcCCTCGCGCTCGGCTTCGCCAACATCACCGGCTACTCCGTGCtctccggcctcgccgccgggatGGACCCCGTGTGCGGCCAGGCGTTCGGCGCCGGCCGCACCTCCGTCCTCGCAGCCGCGCTCCGCCGCACCGTTGCGCTGCTCCTGGCCGCGTCCGTTCCCATCGCCCTGCTCTGGCTCGCCATGCGCCGcgtgctcgtcgccgccggacaGGACCCCgacattgccgccgccgcctacgacTTCATCCTCTGCTCGCTCCCGGACCTCGCCGTGCAGTCCTTCCTCCACCCGCTACGCGTCTACCTCCGCGCCCAGTCCGTCACGCTCCCACTcacgtacgccgccgccgccgcgctcgcgctccACGTCCCCATCAACTGCCTCCTCGTGCACAGCCTCCGCCTGGGGATACGCGGCGTCGCGCTCGGAGCCGTCTGCGCCAACCTCAATCTCCTGCTGTTCCTCGCCGCCTACGTCTACCTCTCCGGTCTAATgcatggcgacggcgacggcaaagcgacgacgccggcggccgaggATGGCGCCGTCGAGTGGGGGTGCCTGCTGAGGCTCTCCGTGCACAGCTGCATGTCGGTGTGCCTGGAGTGGTGGTGGTACGAGATCATGGTGCTCCTCTGCGGCTTCCTCGCCGACCccaaggcggcggtggcggcgatggggaTCCTGATCCAGACCACGTCGCTGCTCTACATCTTCCCGCACTCCCTCAGCTGCGCCATGTCCACGCGCGTCGGCCACGAGCTCGGCGCGGGGAGGCCGGAGCGGGCGCGCCTCGCGGCCCGCGTTGGcctctgcggcggcgcggcgctgggCATCGTGGCGTGCGCGTTCGCGGCGTCCGTGAGGGGGGTGTGGGCGCGGATGttcaccgccgacgccgccgtcctgcGGCTGGCGTCGGTGGCGCTGCCCATCCTcggcgcggcggagctcggcAACTGCCCGCAGACGGCCGGGTGCGGCGTGCTCCGCGGCAGCGCGCGACccggggaggcggcgaggaTCAACGTCTCCGCCTTCTACGGCGTCGGCATGCCCGCGGCGCTCGCGCTGGCGTTCTGGCCCGCGCGGCTCGACTTCCCCGGCATGTGGGTTGGCATGCTCGCCGCGCAGCTGGTGTGCGCGGCGCTGATGCTGCACGCCGTGCAGCGCACCGACTGGGCCGAGCaggccgcccgcgcgcgcgacctgacgaccggcggcggcggcgtcacggtcgtcgtcgccgacgtCAAAGGCGGGCATGCAGACGCGGCCAAAGTAAAGGCGGACAACGGCATGCTCGTGGTGACCGTGCTAACTTGA